A stretch of the Halictus rubicundus isolate RS-2024b chromosome 16, iyHalRubi1_principal, whole genome shotgun sequence genome encodes the following:
- the LOC143362157 gene encoding protein Wnt-6 — protein sequence MEMRLVLVAVCLLLVTPISGSFWTVGNQLVMDPMLICKKTRRLKGKMAEICRKEPSLLKEIARGVQVGTRECQYQFRNRRWNCTTIRRSLRKILLRDTRETGFVNAITAAGVTYAVTRACTMGHLVACSCDKMTSKGNRLGKFIPTPEIQKSLPTEGDWEWGGCGDNVKFGFKKSREFMDAPYRKRSDIKTLVKLHNNDAGRLAVRDFMRTECKCHGLSGSCTVRTCWRKMPPFRDVGNRLKESFDGAAKVIPSNDGHSFITEGPTIKPPDRFDLIYSEDSPDFCKLNRKTGSLGTQGRRCNSTSQGVDGCELLCCGRGYDTRIVKEKVNCECRFRWCCEVTCNTCLDKKTINTCR from the exons GACCGTTGGAAATCAGCTGGTGATGGACCCGATGCTGATCTGCAAGAAAACCAGAAGACTGAAGGGCAAGATGGCGGAGATATGTCGAAAGGAGCCCTCGTTGCTCAAGGAGATCGCGAGGGGTGTGCAGGTCGGGACCAGGGAGTGTCAGTATCAGTTTCGAAATCGCAGGTGGAACTGCACGACCATCCGAAGGTCTCTCAGGAAGATTTTGCTGAGGG ATACCAGGGAGACGGGTTTCGTGAACGCCATCACCGCGGCGGGCGTCACCTACGCCGTCACCAGAGCCTGCACCATGGGTCACCTCGTCGCGTGCTCCTGCGACAAGATGACGTCGAAAG GTAACCGTCTCGGCAAGTTTATCCCGACTCCCGAGATCCAGAAGAGTCTGCCGACCGAGGGCGACTGGGAATGGGGAGGATGCGGGGACAACGTCAAGTTCGGCTTCAAAAAGTCCCGCGAGTTCATGGACGCGCCGTACCGGAAGCGCAGCGACATCAAGACGCTGGTCAAGCTTCACAACAACGACGCCGGTCGTCTG GCGGTGCGGGACTTCATGAGGACGGAGTGCAAGTGCCACGGGCTCTCCGGCTCGTGCACGGTGCGCACCTGTTGGCGGAAGATGCCACCGTTCCGCGACGTGGGCAACCGGCTGAAGGAGTCGTTCGACGGCGCGGCCAAGGTGATCCCGAGCAACGACGGGCACAGCTTCATCACCGAGGGTCCGACCATCAAGCCGCCGGATCGGTTCGATTTGATCTACAGCGAGGACTCGCCCGACTTCTGCAAGCTGAACAGGAAGACGGGCTCACTGGGCACCCAGGGACGTCGCTGCAACTCCACCAGCCAAGGCGTGGACGGCTGCGAGCTGCTCTGCTGCGGCCGTGGCTACGACACCCGGATCGTCAAGGAGAAGGTGAACTGCGAATGCAGGTTCCGCTGGTGTTGCGAGGTCACCTGCAACACTTGCCTCGACAAGAAGACGATCAACACCTGTCGTTGA